A window of the Henckelia pumila isolate YLH828 chromosome 3, ASM3356847v2, whole genome shotgun sequence genome harbors these coding sequences:
- the LOC140889255 gene encoding uncharacterized protein, with protein sequence MAPFEALYGRKCRSPFFWDDLSETPVTGPDMIRELSDKVKLIQIRMKTTQDRQAKYANVRHGPLMFEQGDRVFLKISPFRGTVRFGKRGIHDVFHVSMLRKYEPDASHIFRLDEVELDETLSYFEHPIQILDHKERQLRNKSIPLVKVQWSRHGIEEAAWETEQDMRQRYPKLFH encoded by the exons atggctccatttgaagcactgTATGGTAGAAAATGCAGATCGCCATTTTTTTGGGATGATCTTTCTGAAACACCAGTTACAGGGCCGGACATGATCAGAGAATTGTCTGATAAAGTGAAGTTGATACAGATCAGAATGAAAACAACGCAAGAtcgacaagcaaagtatgcaaatgtaAGGCATGGACCTTTGATGTTTGAACAAGGTGATCGGGTATTCCTGAAGATATCTCCTTTTCGAGGCACTGTGCGATTCGGAAAAAGAG GTATACATGACGTATTTCACGTGtctatgttgaggaagtacgaGCCCGATGCTTCCCATATTTTTCGTTTAGATGAAGTTGAGTTGGATGAAACATTAAGTTATTTTGAACATCCGATTCAAATCCTTGATCATAAGGAAAGGCAGCTTCGAAACAAATCCATTCCACTTGTTAAGGTgcaatggagtagacacgggATTGAAGAAGCTGCTTGGGAGACAGAACAGGATATGAGACAGCGTTATCCCAAACTATTTCACTGA